CCCTCGCCTTCATCCTCCTCCGCCGCCGCTGCGGAGGACCTCGCCGTAACCACCCGTGACGGAGGCGGCGGGGCCGCCGCACAGGAGACCGTCGTTGTCGATCGCCGTGGCGAGCACGCCGCAGTGTGCCGATGGACGGTGCAAAATTTCCCGCGCGTGAAGGCACGCGCCCTTTGGAGCAAGTACTTCGAGGTAGGAGGATACGATTGCCGGTTATTGGTGTACCCTAAGGGCGATTCGCAAGCTCTTCCAGGTTACATCTCAATCTATCTTCAAATCATGGACCCTCGCGGCACCTCTTCTTCCAAATGGGACTGTTTCGCCAGTTACCGTCTCGCAATCGTTAACCTCGCCGACGATTCCAAAACCATACACCGCGATTCTTGGCATCGATTCTCCAGCAAGAAGAAATCTCACGGTTGGTGCGATTTCACGCCTTCTTCAACCGTCTTCGATCCCAAACTAGGTTACCTAAACGCCGCCAATGACGGCGTTTTGATCACGGCCGACATACTCATCCTCAACGAGTCCGTTAACTTCACGCGCGATAACAACGAGGTCCAGTCTTCGTCCTCGTTGTCGTCCGGTTCGGCCGCAAGCTCTTCCGTCGTTGCTGGGCCGGTTTCGGATGTTCTGAGTGGAAAGTTCACTTGGAAGGTGCACAATTTTAGTTTGTTTAAGGAGATGATTAAGACGCAGAAGATAATGAGCCCTGTTTTCCCTGCTGGGGAGTGTAATTTGAGGATTAGTGTGTATCAGAGTTCGGTGAATGGTGTTGAGTATTTGTCAATGTGTTTGGAGAGTAAGGACACTGATAAGACTGTGATGTTGTCTGATAGGAGTTGCTGGTGTTTGTTTAGGATGTCTGTGTTGAACCAGAAGCCCGGTTTGAATCATATGCATAGGGATTCGTATGGGAGGTTCGCTGCGGATAATAAGAGTGGCGATAACACGAGTTTGGGGTGGAATGATTATATGAAAATGTCAGATTTCATAGGGACTGATTCAGGGTTCTTGGTTGATGATACTGCAGTGTTTAGCACATCGTTTCATGTGATTAAGGAGTTTAGTAGCTTCTCCAAGAATGGGGCTATGATTGCTGGGAGGAGCGTGGGTGGGGCGAGGAAGTCCGATGGCCATATTGGCAAGTTCACTTGGAGGATTGAAAATTTTACCAGATTGAAGGATttgctgaagaagaggaagattacTGGCCTTTGCATCAAGAGCAGGAGGTTTCAGATTGGTAACCGGGATTGTCGTCTTATTGTTTATCCCAGAGGTGTGGCATTTACTTgctttgcaaatctttttttaGCAATTTATCTTTTACCATTTCCGCTTATATTTAGATAcctatgatttgatttgatgtcTTGTGAGCATGCAATTCTTACCTAAATCGACACTATGCTGAAAGAGTGTACTAGGAGCACTTTATACATACACATTTTTTACTCCCCCCATCCCTGCACGCACGCTCTGTGCGCGCGCCCCCTGCAGCGCGTCCTCCTTTCAAATTAACTTGTAATAAATTGATACTTCATACTTGTGAAGTATATCCGCTGATACAACAAACACACCACATTTTATAGATGATTTTATGGATCTTGGTTGTCCCTATAGAAATATAATTCAATCCTTACATTCAGGGGTCTTCCccctcccaaaaaaaaaaacattgaaaaaatttttaggtTGCTGCTTTACAAATAGTTAGAGGCTGGTCCTTAGATGAATGTAGCTTGGTAACACATTTCCATGGTTTTAATGATATCAGGGCAGTCCCAGCCACCATGCCACCTTTCAGTGTTTCTTGAAGTTACAGATTCTAGGAATACTTCCAGTGATTGGAGTTGTTTTGTTAGTCATCGTTTGTCAGTTGTGAACCAGAGGATGGAGGATAAGTCTGTCACCAAGGAATCTCAGAACCGCTACTCCAAAGCTGCAAAGGATTGGGGCTGGCGTGAATTTGTGACACTTACAAGTCTCTTTGATCAAGATTCTGGTTTTCTTGTCCAGGACACTGTTATATTCTCGGCTGAAGTTCTTATATTGAAAGAGACATCAATAATGCAAGATTTTACCGATAATGATTCTGAATTGAGCAATGGTGGTTCCCTTGTTGATAGTTTTGGGAAAAGAAGTTCGTTTACATGGAAAGTGGAGAATTTCCTGTCTTTTAAGGAAATCATGGAGACTCGGAAAATCTTCAGTAAATTCTTTCAGGCTGGTGGATGTGAACTTCGGATCGGTAGGTGTTTATTATGAAGATTCTGTGCAATCTTTGCATTTTATTCACTGGAACTTGTTATTGCAGATTTTGCATTTCTTTTTTTGATTTAAAGCTTATGTTTCCATGTAACAGGTGTCTACGAGTCCTTTGATACAATATGTATTTATTTAGAGAGTGACCAGGCTGTCGGTAGCGATCCTGATAAAAACTTCTGGGTCAGATACAGGATGGCTGTTGTGAATCAGAAAAATCCGGCCAAGACAGTGTGGAAAGAATCCTCTATCTGCACAAAGACGTGGAATAATTCCGTTTTACAATTCATGAAGGTCTCAGATATGCTAGAAGCAGATGCAGGGTTTCTTGTCCGTGACACCGTTGTTTTTGTATGCGAAATATTGGACTGCTGCCCTTGGTTTGATTTTGCTGATCTAGAGGTAAGTTCCTATGGGATTGCCCGGTTTATATATTACCTTTTGCGCCAACTATTGTTAATGGATGGTACCAAATGTTCTCTCATCTCACAAACAGAGATTGTTTCTATGAAAGATCATGGATCTTTATTGACTTTAGGTATAAGACTACCTTTATTTGAGTGGATGTCTATGTGATCCCGCCCTTCTTCCCGAGGTGTTAGTAATTTAACGTATAATATCTGCTCTTGCATCTAACTTATATTCTGTATGGTAAGATTGGAACAAGCAATTTAGGAAATATGGCGTCCTCCTTGGAATTTTTGCTCGTTGTTTGCTGATATGATGCATGGAACAAGCTGATAAGTGACTCAAGTTACAGAAGTTGATTAGTGATTCAGTTCATAATTTTGCATCCCTTGAACTTCGTATTGTATATTTAAACTTGTAAGTTCacaccaaagaaaagaaattgCAAGCATTTTTCTACCCCATGTATGGGCCAAATTATGATTGCATATATTCTCTTAAAAAAGCTTGTGATTATACATGTGTTTTTGGTAGAGAAGGAATTTGTCTCATAGGTTTAACTTCCAGCTTGTCATGTTCTGAATTGAAGTGATACTATTATATAGCTACTGATTGTTTTGAATTCATGTCGCTCCTATTGAGAAGTTGCACTTGCCTCTTCTTCTAATGTGATTTTTAATATACAGGTGTTGGCATCAGAGGATGATCAGGATGCATTGACAACTGATCCTGATGAGCTCATTGACTCTGAAGACAGTGAAGGGATAAGTGGAGATGAGGAAGATATTTTCAGAAATCTTCTTTCCCGAGCTGGATTCCATCTGTCATATGGAGATAATCCTTCACAGCCACAGGTTACTTTACGAGAGAAACTTTTAATGGATGCTGGTGCAATTGCTGGGTTTCTGACTGGACTTCGGGTTTATCTTGATGATCCTGCTAAAGTAAAGCGCTTGCTTCTTCCTACCAAGCTCTCTGGTAACTGTGATGGGAATAAGACCAGCAAGGCTGATGAGTCTTCACCTAGTTTGATGAATTTGCTGATGGGAGTTAAAGTATTGCAGCAAGCAATCATTGATTTACTACTGGATATAATGGTTGAATGCTGCCAGCCTTCTGAAGGGGTTCCTGTTGCTGATTCTGTTGATGCATGCTCGAAACCTCCAGATGGCAGTGGAGCTGCTAGTCCTCTTGAGTGTGATAGAGAAAATGGAGCAATTGAGTCAATCCAAGTTCCTGTTTATGAGAGGTTGGATTCTGTTGTTGAAGAGAGTGGCGGTACATCTGCTGTGCAGAGCTCTGATTTAAATGGGAATGTTAATCAGGAAAAGGCTGTTCCTGGACAACCTATTTGTCCACCAGAAACATCTGCTGCTGGTTCAGATAACGCAACTTTACGGTCAAAGGTATAATTTGGTATTAATATGAGGTGATTTTTCTGTTAAATATTATCTATAATTTTGATTGTGTAAATTTGGAACTTCAGACAAAATGGCCAGAACAGTCTGAGGAGCTCCTGGGATTGATTGTGAACTCACTTAGAGCTTTGGATGGAGCTGTTCCGCAAGGATGTCCAGAGCCAAGACGACGACCTCAGTCTGCACAGAAAATTGCTCTTGTATTGGACAAAGCTCCTAAGCATTTGCAAGCAGACCTTGTTGCACTGGTGCCAAAATTGGTTGAACTGTCAGAACACCCACTGGCTGCCTGTGCACTTCTTGAGCGACTACAAAAGCCAGATGCAGAACCTTCTTTACGAATACCTGTGAGATAAACCAATATTTATCTTAGCACCTTATCTGTAATACGTAGTCTTATAAATTTAATGTCATGGGATTTTATTGCCCTAGTATATATGCTTCGGTTGCATTTATCTCACTACCAACATAATGCTAAGTATGGTCACATTGTTTTTCTCTCCTATTAATGTCCTTTCTCTTTTTAACTCCTTCCTATCTTAGGTGTTTGAAGCTCTTAATCAACTGGAGTGTGGTAGTGAAGTGTGGGAACGTATTCTGTTTCAGTCGTTTGAACTTTTGACAGATTCAAATGATGAACCCCTTGCTGCGACAATAGATTTTATATTCAAAGCAGCATCTCAATGTCAACACTTACCTGAAGCAGTAAGCTTTAAGATAGTTTGAAATTGCACCATATTTGTTAATATGTCTatcctaaatatttttttgaagcacttgtgttttttttaatttttatttttaccaaTTATGTAGGTTAGGTCTGTTCGTGTAAGGCTGAAAAATCTTGGTCTTGTTGTGTCGCCTTGTGTCCTTGACTTCTTGAGCAAGACTATAAATAGTTGGGGTGATGTTGCTGAAACCATACTTAGGGACATTGATTGTGATGATGATTATGGTGACAGTTGCTCAGCTCTGCCATGTGGGATTTTTTTATTTGGTGAACACAGCACCACTACTGCCGGACTTCATGTGATTGATGAGCAGACTTTTCGTGCTAGTCGTCATTTTTCTGATATATATATACTGTTTGAGATGTTATCCATTCCTTGTCTTGCTGTTGAAGCCTCTCAAACATTTGAGAAAGCTGTAGCTCGAGGTGTAATAGGGGCTCAGTCTGTAGCCTTAGTATTGGAAAGCCGCCTTTCTCAAAGATTGAGTAATGGTGCCAGATATGTTTCTGAAAATTTTCAGCATCCAGAGGGTGCATCAGAGGGAGATGTAAGTGAGCAACTTGTAGTTCAAAGGGAGGATTTTACTTCAGTTCTTGGACTTGCTGAAACTTTGGCCCTTTCGAAAGACCAATGTGTGAGGGAATTTGTGAAGTTGCTTTACACGATATTGTTTAGATGGTATGCCAATGAATCTTACCGGGGGAGGATGCTGAAGAGGCTTGTTGACCGTGCCACTAGTACAGCAGATGCCGGTCGTGAAGTAGATTTTGATTTGGATGTCTTAGTTACTTTAGTCTGTGAGGAGGAGGAGATTATTCGACCTGTTTTGAGTATGATCCGTGAAGTTGCTGAACTTGCAAATGTTGACCGGGCTGCTCTGTGGCACCAGTTATGCGCTAGTGAAGATGAAATTATTCGTGTTCGTGAAGAAAGCAAAATTGAGATTTCTAATATGGCTAAGGAAAAAGCTATTATAGCACAAAAACTGAGTGAATCCGAGGCCACAAGCAATCGCCTCAAGGTATTTCATGTCCTAATCATTTATATACTGTGGTTATCTCTTAATTTGCTTTAATAGAATTTTTACTGATCCAATTTATGTTTCAACAGTCTGAAATGAGGGCTGAGATGGATCGGTTTTCTCGAGAAAAGAAGGAAATATTAGAACAGGTTCAAGAAGTTGAGAGTCAGCTTGAGTGGCTTCGTTCGGAGCGGGATGAAGAAATAACAAAGCTTTCTGCGGAGAAGAAAGTTCTTCAGGACCGTTTACACGATGCAGAGACACAAATTTCTCAGTTAAAATCTCGAAAACGTGATGAATTGAAGGTATTAGATATAATACACTTGTTTACATTATGAAAAGAGAAACCACTTGCTTATAAATGTTAGTATATATTGCTGCACTACAATGACTATATGTACATAGTTAATGAGCCTGCTGCTTGAATAGAAAGTAGTAATGTTTCAGTTAAGTTTGTGCGTACGCGCATGTGTATACCAAAACCCAAAATATCTTCACCTAATTTTGCCAAATATTATCGGAAGGTAATCAGTCTTCTGTTTTCACTTCAGCTGATGTATTACTCCCCTGCTAGGAACAGTTCTGATTCTTCCTAAACTAACCACTTGATCTCTCAAAGATACACGTAGCATCAATGTGGTCCCTAAAAGTTTTTACATTAATTTAACTCTTAAAAGCTATATTGATGTCAGTTTAGTCCTTGAAAAATTTGACATcagtttgtttttaaaaaatatatgtaatgtCAGTTGTATCATTTAGCAGTGAACTGATGTGAAAAATCTTTCAAGGATTAGACCAATGTGTATCTTTAAGAGACTAAATAGTTAGTTTCATGttcaagtaaatattaatttcatCACAAAGTTTGTGTGGTCTTGTGTGCTTTACCTTCAGGTCATATTTATGCTTTTGAGTGAGGGGACATATTAAATGCCACAACTCATTTCTAGGTTTCCGTTCAGCGCAGGTTTTTTTCAGGAGACTTTTTCCTTGAGTTGAATCTCCTTTTCCAAATCAACCTTTGGTCCTTTTTTTGACATTTATCATATTACCCAATATAAATAAAATGgagaattattttattattctcattTC
This region of Arachis hypogaea cultivar Tifrunner chromosome 8, arahy.Tifrunner.gnm2.J5K5, whole genome shotgun sequence genomic DNA includes:
- the LOC112707919 gene encoding uncharacterized protein, which encodes MKHTSSEALPSLPSAPPSSDQSQPATSSSSSASSSDKPSPSSSSAAAAEDLAVTTRDGGGGAAAQETVVVDRRGEHAAVCRWTVQNFPRVKARALWSKYFEVGGYDCRLLVYPKGDSQALPGYISIYLQIMDPRGTSSSKWDCFASYRLAIVNLADDSKTIHRDSWHRFSSKKKSHGWCDFTPSSTVFDPKLGYLNAANDGVLITADILILNESVNFTRDNNEVQSSSSLSSGSAASSSVVAGPVSDVLSGKFTWKVHNFSLFKEMIKTQKIMSPVFPAGECNLRISVYQSSVNGVEYLSMCLESKDTDKTVMLSDRSCWCLFRMSVLNQKPGLNHMHRDSYGRFAADNKSGDNTSLGWNDYMKMSDFIGTDSGFLVDDTAVFSTSFHVIKEFSSFSKNGAMIAGRSVGGARKSDGHIGKFTWRIENFTRLKDLLKKRKITGLCIKSRRFQIGNRDCRLIVYPRGQSQPPCHLSVFLEVTDSRNTSSDWSCFVSHRLSVVNQRMEDKSVTKESQNRYSKAAKDWGWREFVTLTSLFDQDSGFLVQDTVIFSAEVLILKETSIMQDFTDNDSELSNGGSLVDSFGKRSSFTWKVENFLSFKEIMETRKIFSKFFQAGGCELRIGVYESFDTICIYLESDQAVGSDPDKNFWVRYRMAVVNQKNPAKTVWKESSICTKTWNNSVLQFMKVSDMLEADAGFLVRDTVVFVCEILDCCPWFDFADLEVLASEDDQDALTTDPDELIDSEDSEGISGDEEDIFRNLLSRAGFHLSYGDNPSQPQVTLREKLLMDAGAIAGFLTGLRVYLDDPAKVKRLLLPTKLSGNCDGNKTSKADESSPSLMNLLMGVKVLQQAIIDLLLDIMVECCQPSEGVPVADSVDACSKPPDGSGAASPLECDRENGAIESIQVPVYERLDSVVEESGGTSAVQSSDLNGNVNQEKAVPGQPICPPETSAAGSDNATLRSKTKWPEQSEELLGLIVNSLRALDGAVPQGCPEPRRRPQSAQKIALVLDKAPKHLQADLVALVPKLVELSEHPLAACALLERLQKPDAEPSLRIPVFEALNQLECGSEVWERILFQSFELLTDSNDEPLAATIDFIFKAASQCQHLPEAVRSVRVRLKNLGLVVSPCVLDFLSKTINSWGDVAETILRDIDCDDDYGDSCSALPCGIFLFGEHSTTTAGLHVIDEQTFRASRHFSDIYILFEMLSIPCLAVEASQTFEKAVARGVIGAQSVALVLESRLSQRLSNGARYVSENFQHPEGASEGDVSEQLVVQREDFTSVLGLAETLALSKDQCVREFVKLLYTILFRWYANESYRGRMLKRLVDRATSTADAGREVDFDLDVLVTLVCEEEEIIRPVLSMIREVAELANVDRAALWHQLCASEDEIIRVREESKIEISNMAKEKAIIAQKLSESEATSNRLKSEMRAEMDRFSREKKEILEQVQEVESQLEWLRSERDEEITKLSAEKKVLQDRLHDAETQISQLKSRKRDELKKVVKEKNALAERLKNAEAARKRFDEELKRFATENVTREEIRQSLEDEVRRLTQTVGQTEGEKREKEEQVARCEAYIDGMESKLQACQQYIHTLEASLQEEMSRHAPLYGAGLEALSMKELETLSRIHEDGLRQIHALQQRKGSPAGSPLMSPHGHGLPHSHGLYPAASLPMAVGMPPQIIPNGVGIHSNGHVNGAVGPWFNHT